The following are from one region of the Candidatus Eisenbacteria bacterium genome:
- a CDS encoding glycosyltransferase family 4 protein, which translates to MNLLAFNWRDPRHPEAGGAELHLFEILRRAVRDGDRVVWLSERYPGAPDEDRVGGIQIHRAGSWYNANLALGALYRKRFRRERFDLVLEDINKVPFFSPLYASAPVLAVVPHLFGTTAFHEAPPLVAGLVWASETLIPLVYRHTPFLAISESTRDDLHRRGIARERVTVVRCGLTQEEYAVTAPPEARSEPVIVFLGRLRRYKGAQHPIAAFPRVLKAVPEARLLVVGDGPYRGELVELARRLGVADRVAFHGAVSQREKVEVLNRAQVAVNTSPKEGWGLTAIEANACGLPVVASRSPGLVESVRDGETGILVKHGDHRALADALVRLLVDRELRVRLASQAVQWARTFDWETCYRESRAVIERAAAARGAAA; encoded by the coding sequence TTGAACCTCCTCGCGTTCAACTGGAGAGACCCGCGCCATCCCGAAGCGGGCGGCGCGGAGCTCCACCTGTTCGAGATCCTCCGCCGCGCGGTGCGCGACGGCGACCGCGTGGTCTGGCTCTCCGAGCGGTACCCCGGCGCGCCGGACGAGGACCGGGTGGGGGGCATCCAAATCCACCGCGCCGGATCGTGGTACAATGCGAACCTCGCCCTCGGGGCTCTCTATCGCAAGCGGTTCCGGAGGGAGCGGTTTGACCTCGTTCTGGAAGACATCAACAAGGTTCCGTTCTTCAGCCCGCTCTACGCATCGGCTCCCGTGCTCGCCGTGGTTCCCCATCTCTTCGGAACGACGGCGTTTCACGAGGCGCCTCCGCTGGTCGCCGGCCTCGTCTGGGCCAGCGAGACCCTGATCCCGCTCGTGTACCGCCACACTCCGTTTCTCGCCATCTCGGAGAGCACCCGGGACGATCTCCACCGCCGCGGAATCGCGCGCGAGCGGGTCACGGTCGTGCGCTGCGGTCTGACGCAGGAGGAGTACGCGGTCACGGCGCCCCCCGAGGCCCGGTCCGAGCCCGTGATCGTGTTCCTCGGCCGCCTTCGCCGGTACAAGGGAGCGCAGCATCCCATCGCCGCGTTCCCGCGCGTCCTGAAGGCCGTGCCGGAAGCGCGGCTCCTCGTGGTCGGCGACGGTCCGTACCGCGGCGAGCTCGTGGAGCTCGCGCGGCGGCTCGGCGTCGCGGACCGCGTCGCCTTCCATGGCGCGGTCTCCCAGCGCGAGAAGGTCGAGGTGCTGAACCGCGCCCAGGTGGCCGTGAACACGTCGCCCAAGGAGGGATGGGGACTCACCGCCATCGAGGCCAACGCCTGCGGCCTTCCGGTCGTCGCGAGCCGGAGCCCGGGCCTGGTCGAGTCGGTGCGCGACGGCGAGACCGGGATCCTCGTGAAGCACGGGGACCACCGGGCGCTCGCGGACGCGCTGGTGCGTCTCCTCGTCGACCGGGAGCTCCGGGTCCGGCTCGCGTCCCAGGCGGTCCAGTGGGCGCGGACGTTCGACTGGGAGACCTGCTACCGCGAGAGCCGCGCCGTGATCGAGCGCGCGGCCGCCGCCCGTGGAGCCGCCGCGTGA
- a CDS encoding lysylphosphatidylglycerol synthase transmembrane domain-containing protein gives MTAAAFQSFVSRYKVPLIAAKILLSVALFAYVVAKVSPKDIWATVRRADPELLLLSAGLLFFSNVVGSWLWARLLRAMGVQIPYRKAASYYFVGLFFNNFLPSNIGGDIARISDASKHATHVSPVFSATLMDRLIGVLAIAFVAVLASFAAIDRVHMVAIYVTIFLVFLVSLGLFLSIFSRKVLMAFEWPFRVVGARTIERAIARLMDDLHGFKSQGQALVVAIAASTLVQITRILVHYTVGLALGVRVAMGTYFLFVPVLAALVSLPISMNGLGIREGAGVVLFQMAGMTNEQAFTVPFLTYLLSVAISLLGGLIFLSRTPRRAIQTMRERRRAAREGDDVERVSGRTG, from the coding sequence GTGACCGCCGCGGCCTTCCAGTCGTTCGTCTCCCGGTACAAGGTTCCCCTGATCGCCGCGAAGATCCTCCTCAGCGTCGCGCTCTTCGCCTACGTCGTCGCCAAGGTGTCCCCGAAGGACATCTGGGCGACCGTGCGGCGCGCCGATCCCGAGCTCCTCCTCCTCTCCGCGGGACTCCTCTTCTTCTCGAACGTCGTGGGGAGCTGGCTCTGGGCGCGGCTCCTCCGCGCGATGGGCGTCCAGATCCCCTACCGGAAGGCGGCCTCGTACTACTTCGTCGGGCTCTTCTTCAACAACTTCCTTCCGTCGAACATCGGAGGCGACATCGCGCGGATCAGCGACGCCTCGAAGCACGCCACCCACGTGAGCCCGGTCTTCTCGGCCACGCTCATGGACCGGCTCATCGGGGTGCTCGCGATCGCCTTCGTCGCGGTGCTCGCGTCGTTCGCCGCGATCGACCGGGTCCACATGGTGGCCATCTACGTCACCATCTTCCTCGTCTTTCTGGTCTCGCTCGGGCTCTTCCTCAGCATCTTCAGCCGGAAGGTCCTGATGGCCTTCGAGTGGCCCTTCCGCGTCGTGGGCGCGCGCACGATCGAGCGGGCGATCGCGCGGCTCATGGACGACCTGCACGGATTCAAGAGCCAGGGCCAGGCGCTCGTGGTCGCGATCGCCGCGTCCACGCTCGTCCAGATCACGCGGATCCTCGTCCACTACACGGTCGGGCTCGCCCTCGGGGTGCGGGTCGCCATGGGGACCTACTTCCTCTTCGTGCCCGTGCTGGCCGCCCTCGTCTCCCTCCCGATCTCGATGAACGGCCTCGGGATCCGGGAAGGGGCGGGCGTGGTTCTATTCCAGATGGCCGGCATGACCAACGAACAGGCGTTCACGGTTCCGTTCCTGACCTACCTCCTCTCGGTGGCGATCAGCCTTCTCGGAGGGCTCATCTTCCTCTCCCGCACGCCCCGCCGGGCGATCCAGACGATGCGGGAGCGCCGCCGCGCCGCGCGGGAGGGGGACGACGTGGAGCGGGTCTCGGGGAGGACGGGATGA
- a CDS encoding metallophosphoesterase family protein has product MITALISDIHGNLEALEAVLEELERRRPDRILCLGDVVGYGASPNECLNHVREKCSLVLLGNHDAAASGGPEAARFNIYARVAAEWTSKTLTRDNREYLQRLPLTASQGSTFLVHASPACPRDWEYLLDRFDAEPQFHYFEEPVCFIGHTHQPAIYMADPGGCKSLPLSTSSLDPARRYIVNVGSVGQPRDHDPRACFVIHDEDAGAIEYVRMGYDVEGAQARIRAAQLPEVLAARLATGE; this is encoded by the coding sequence ATGATCACCGCCCTCATCTCGGACATCCACGGCAACCTCGAGGCGCTCGAGGCGGTCCTGGAGGAGCTCGAGCGCCGCCGCCCCGATCGGATCCTCTGCCTGGGCGACGTGGTGGGATACGGCGCGAGCCCGAACGAGTGCCTGAACCACGTGCGCGAGAAGTGCTCGCTCGTCCTCCTCGGCAACCACGACGCCGCCGCGAGCGGCGGGCCGGAGGCGGCGCGCTTCAACATCTACGCGCGCGTGGCCGCGGAGTGGACGTCGAAGACGCTGACCCGCGACAACCGCGAATACCTGCAACGGCTCCCGCTCACGGCGTCGCAGGGCTCGACCTTCCTCGTCCACGCGTCGCCCGCGTGTCCGCGCGACTGGGAGTACCTGCTCGACCGGTTCGACGCGGAGCCGCAGTTCCACTACTTCGAGGAGCCGGTCTGCTTCATCGGTCACACGCACCAGCCCGCGATCTACATGGCGGACCCGGGCGGGTGCAAATCGCTTCCGCTCTCCACCTCGTCGCTCGATCCGGCGCGCCGGTACATCGTGAACGTGGGGAGCGTGGGCCAGCCGCGCGATCACGATCCGCGCGCCTGCTTCGTGATCCACGACGAGGACGCCGGCGCGATCGAGTACGTGAGGATGGGCTACGACGTGGAGGGCGCGCAGGCCAGGATCCGCGCGGCCCAGCTTCCCGAAGTCCTCGCCGCGCGCCTCGCGACGGGAGAGTAG
- a CDS encoding class I SAM-dependent methyltransferase: MRASTEAHWTRFWRERAAIDDVYPTAGQVAERILDEGPVEGARVLEVGAGSGRDSVTLAARGATVVLLDYSMASLEVARDVARRSGVRPLLVRADALRMPFREGTFDTVFHQGLLEHFRDPMPLLRENVRALKPDGILVVDVPQRYHLYTAMKRVLIAMGKWFAGWETEFTIGQLTGLMARAGVRVTRRYGAFMVPGLAYRSLRLGLLKLGLAKLPLEPPPVPLWTPLMARIRAAWERTPLAFHTYFVIGAVGRKGTAPDAGARRD; this comes from the coding sequence GTGCGGGCCTCGACCGAAGCGCACTGGACCCGGTTCTGGCGCGAGCGGGCCGCGATCGACGACGTCTATCCGACCGCGGGACAGGTCGCCGAACGGATCCTCGACGAGGGTCCCGTCGAGGGCGCGCGGGTGCTCGAGGTGGGCGCGGGCTCGGGACGCGACAGCGTCACGCTCGCGGCGCGCGGCGCGACCGTCGTGCTCCTCGACTACTCCATGGCGTCGCTCGAGGTGGCGCGCGACGTCGCGCGCCGGAGCGGCGTGCGGCCGCTCCTCGTGCGGGCGGACGCGCTCCGGATGCCGTTCCGGGAGGGGACCTTCGACACCGTCTTCCACCAGGGCCTCCTCGAGCACTTCCGCGACCCGATGCCGCTCCTCCGCGAGAACGTGCGCGCGCTCAAGCCGGACGGGATCCTGGTCGTGGACGTCCCGCAGCGCTACCACCTGTACACCGCGATGAAGCGCGTGCTCATCGCGATGGGGAAGTGGTTCGCCGGCTGGGAGACGGAGTTCACGATCGGCCAGCTCACGGGGCTCATGGCGCGTGCCGGCGTGCGCGTCACGCGCCGCTACGGAGCCTTCATGGTGCCGGGCCTCGCGTACCGGTCGCTCCGGCTCGGGCTCCTCAAGCTCGGGCTCGCGAAGCTCCCGCTCGAGCCTCCACCGGTGCCGCTCTGGACGCCGCTCATGGCGCGGATCCGCGCCGCCTGGGAGCGCACGCCGCTCGCGTTCCACACGTACTTCGTGATCGGAGCGGTGGGCCGGAAGGGGACGGCTCCGGACGCGGGCGCGCGCCGCGATTGA
- the nusB gene encoding transcription antitermination factor NusB, producing MNRRREAREIAFRAAYQADVTGDPIDRCLSEIVEDVDPRPDVREFAAVLVRTLDEHRGDIDAAVERIARNWSLTRMAATDRSIIRLAAAELLYHAETPTRVALDEAIEIAKKYGMETSGSFVNGILDRIAHEARPSVG from the coding sequence GTGAACCGCCGGCGCGAGGCGCGCGAGATCGCGTTCCGGGCGGCCTACCAGGCCGACGTCACGGGCGATCCGATCGACCGCTGCCTCTCGGAGATCGTCGAGGACGTGGACCCGAGGCCCGACGTGCGCGAATTCGCGGCGGTCCTGGTGCGCACGCTCGACGAGCACCGGGGCGACATCGATGCCGCGGTGGAGCGGATCGCGAGGAACTGGTCCCTGACGCGCATGGCCGCGACGGACCGTTCCATCATCCGCCTCGCGGCCGCCGAGCTCCTCTACCATGCCGAGACGCCCACCCGGGTCGCGCTCGACGAGGCGATCGAGATCGCCAAGAAATACGGCATGGAGACATCGGGGTCCTTCGTGAACGGAATCCTTGACCGGATCGCCCACGAAGCGCGACCCTCCGTCGGATGA